From the Haloferax sp. Atlit-12N genome, the window ACCTCCACGCTACCGCTGGGGGAAAAGTCATTCTCGCCTACCAACCGACAGAAACTGTCGAGTCGTGGTTGGAAAACCGGACGCTTCCGTCGCTGACGCCGTTCACAATTTCGGACCCAGAGGAACTCCAGTCAGAGCTGCAGTCTGTGCGGGACAGACGGGCCGCCCATTCGCGTCGTGAGCAGTTCGAAGAGTGGCATGCGGTCGCCGCTCCGGTTACGGACGATGACGACGAAGCTATTTGTGCGGTGGGTATCAAAAAGCCGGTCGACCCTAATGCGGATACGACAGACATGTCCGAGTTCAAGAACTTACTCGGGAGTACGGTGAGTTCTATCGAGAGTAAACTACGGTTCAGATAGTCTGACAAAATTACATTCATATGCTTGTAATCTCTATCCGAACACAATTCTGGCCATGCCCACACATATATAATACCAACTAACGAAAGCAGACGTATGGCTGATGATTCGATTGATCGACCGAACGTCCTCATGATCGTGACCGATCAACACCGGTGGGACACAGTTGGTGCGCACGGTTCTCCGATGGATCTCACACCGAACATCGATCAACTCGCCGCCGAGGGTCTTCGATTCGACAATGCAGTTACTCCACAGCCGGTCTGTGGTTCGTCGCAATCGGTTATTCATACTGGTCGATATGCAACTGAGACGGGCGTTTGGCGTCACTCACTTCCACTTGCTGACGGGGAACGAACGCTCGCACACTACTTCGCTGAGAACGGGTACGAGACGGGTTTCGTCGGGTCATGGCATCTGGCGGGGACATTTGACGAACCGGTGCCAACGTCCCACCGTGGTGGCTACGAAGACTTCTGGATCGGTGCTGATGTTCCCGAGTTCATGACTCAGCCTACGGAAGGGATGCTGTTCGACGAGAACGGCGAGCCCGTGACGTTCGATAAGTACCGTGCGGACGCCTTCGCTGACTTCGCTATCGACGCAATCGAGACGCTTTCGGAACCGTTCTTCTTGATGGTCGGCTTCTTGGAGCCACACGACCAGAACGACCAGCAGACGTTCGTCGCCCCTGAGGGATACGCAGAACGCTATAGAAACAACCCGTACGTTCCGCCGGATCTCCGTGACCGGCCAGGAAACTGGTTCAACGAACTGC encodes:
- a CDS encoding IclR family transcriptional regulator, which gives rise to ARTQRNLYNQTYDSLESLAETTGGVTTLMVPEHGFGVYLTQIVPSGATTPPHQEGERAHLHATAGGKVILAYQPTETVESWLENRTLPSLTPFTISDPEELQSELQSVRDRRAAHSRREQFEEWHAVAAPVTDDDDEAICAVGIKKPVDPNADTTDMSEFKNLLGSTVSSIESKLRFR
- a CDS encoding sulfatase-like hydrolase/transferase, which translates into the protein MADDSIDRPNVLMIVTDQHRWDTVGAHGSPMDLTPNIDQLAAEGLRFDNAVTPQPVCGSSQSVIHTGRYATETGVWRHSLPLADGERTLAHYFAENGYETGFVGSWHLAGTFDEPVPTSHRGGYEDFWIGADVPEFMTQPTEGMLFDENGEPVTFDKYRADAFADFAIDAIETLSEPFFLMVGFLEPHDQNDQQTFVAPEGYAERYRNNPYVPPDLRDRPGNWFNELPDYYGAVERIDECIGRLTDTLARTGVRDETIVAFTSDHGCHFRSRPGEYKRTCHDASVHVPAVL